A single region of the bacterium genome encodes:
- a CDS encoding cytidine deaminase encodes MKRSRSDAGSRRTSGSALEMLVRAARAARRRAYSPYSRYTVGASVLTASGAVISGCNVENASYGLSLCAERVAIHRAVAEGHRRMRAVAVVTDSPSAMPCGACRQVMHEFGIREVIVAGPRGAPRAFRLDDLLSLPFDSSHLKPH; translated from the coding sequence TTGAAGCGGTCGCGCTCCGACGCTGGCTCACGGCGGACGTCGGGATCCGCACTCGAGATGCTGGTGCGCGCCGCGCGGGCGGCCCGCCGGCGCGCCTACTCGCCCTACTCGCGCTACACCGTGGGGGCCTCGGTACTGACCGCGTCCGGAGCGGTGATCTCGGGGTGCAACGTGGAGAACGCGTCGTACGGACTGTCACTGTGCGCCGAGCGCGTCGCGATCCACCGCGCCGTCGCCGAGGGGCACCGCCGGATGCGCGCGGTGGCCGTCGTCACGGACTCCCCCTCTGCCATGCCCTGCGGTGCCTGCCGGCAGGTGATGCACGAGTTTGGGATCCGGGAGGTTATCGTGGCCGGGCCCAGAGGCGCACCCCGGGCCTTCCGCCTGGACGACCTACTGAGTCTTCCCTTCGATTCCTCCCACCTCAAACCACACTAG
- a CDS encoding DUF502 domain-containing protein, producing MRHHFRRHLVAGLLVILPVGVTVFVLLALFRFLDNLLGPIFTYMVGTRIPGLGLVAGILLILATGALASNIIGGRVVRVFDGLMMRIPLARIVYSATKQISGVLLQQKRGAFKQAVLVEWPRQGLYTVGFVTGETRGEVQQKTAERVINVFVVTTPNPTTGFLCLVPESQVTPLEMSVEDALKLVISAGIVEPPQAEVSQLPPGGPD from the coding sequence ATGCGACACCACTTTCGGAGGCACCTGGTTGCGGGACTTCTGGTGATTCTGCCGGTGGGCGTCACCGTGTTTGTCCTGCTGGCTCTCTTTCGCTTCCTCGACAACCTGCTGGGTCCGATCTTCACTTACATGGTTGGGACTCGAATCCCGGGGCTGGGCCTGGTGGCCGGGATCCTGCTGATCCTCGCGACGGGCGCACTGGCCAGCAACATCATCGGGGGCCGCGTGGTGCGGGTGTTCGATGGGTTGATGATGCGCATACCGCTGGCCAGGATCGTTTACTCGGCCACCAAGCAGATCAGTGGTGTTCTCCTCCAGCAGAAACGAGGTGCGTTCAAGCAGGCCGTGCTGGTGGAATGGCCGCGGCAGGGCCTCTACACCGTGGGGTTCGTCACGGGCGAGACGCGAGGCGAAGTGCAGCAGAAGACCGCGGAGAGGGTGATCAATGTCTTCGTGGTCACCACCCCGAACCCCACGACGGGTTTCCTCTGCCTGGTGCCCGAGAGCCAGGTCACGCCCCTGGAGATGAGCGTGGAGGACGCTCTGAAGCTCGTCATCTCTGCGGGCATTGTGGAGCCGCCCCAGGCCGAGGTCAGCCAGTTGCCGCCGGGCGGTCCCGATTGA
- a CDS encoding hemolysin family protein, with protein MDASSYAGTLALVGFLLLLLAFFWGAETALFAANRLRLRNLEEKGNRAARTALSLIKRPARILSALLISNNVVNTGLIVVATTAFIGLLGAEYGSLAAFVFSTFLILLVEIVSKSIAAQHADGVALATARPVTWLSVLLAPLILLISFVTNLLSRLFGGRVHPDASLVTSEEIQMLVQIGEEQGVLEQEEREMIHSIISFGDTVVREVMVPRVDMVSIEADAPVDELLSIVREHGHSRIPVYDDNFDNIVGLVHVKELLLGFREGRLVGKVRDFMRPAYLVHETNRVDELFREMRRKKMHMAVAVDEYGGTAGLVTIEDLLEEIVGPIQDEYDSEEAPIKIVNEREALVDGRVHIEEVNEALGLTLPVGEVDSVGGFLYSRLGHMPALGDRVAYEGVELTVECIDGLRIEKVKITKAGSRAEPDD; from the coding sequence TTGGACGCGTCAAGTTATGCGGGTACGCTGGCCCTTGTTGGATTCCTATTGCTGCTCCTGGCGTTCTTCTGGGGTGCGGAGACGGCGCTGTTCGCCGCCAACCGCCTGAGGCTCCGGAATCTTGAGGAGAAGGGTAACCGCGCTGCCCGCACCGCGCTCAGCCTGATCAAGCGCCCGGCCCGCATCCTGTCGGCCCTGCTGATCAGCAATAACGTCGTGAACACCGGTCTGATCGTCGTAGCGACCACGGCGTTCATTGGGCTGTTGGGGGCGGAGTACGGATCACTGGCGGCCTTCGTGTTCTCGACCTTCCTCATCCTGCTTGTGGAGATCGTCTCCAAGTCCATCGCGGCGCAGCACGCCGACGGGGTTGCACTCGCCACGGCCCGTCCCGTCACGTGGCTATCGGTGCTGCTGGCGCCCTTGATCCTCCTCATCTCTTTCGTTACGAATCTGCTGTCCAGGCTGTTTGGCGGCCGCGTGCACCCCGACGCCTCTCTGGTGACGTCTGAAGAAATTCAGATGCTCGTGCAGATCGGCGAGGAGCAGGGGGTCCTGGAGCAAGAGGAGCGGGAGATGATTCACTCGATCATCTCCTTCGGCGACACGGTGGTACGCGAGGTCATGGTTCCGCGGGTAGACATGGTGAGCATTGAAGCCGACGCGCCGGTTGACGAGTTGCTGTCCATCGTCCGGGAGCACGGACATTCGCGCATCCCTGTTTACGACGACAACTTCGACAACATCGTCGGCCTGGTGCACGTGAAGGAGCTGTTGTTGGGATTCCGCGAGGGACGCCTGGTCGGCAAGGTGCGAGACTTCATGCGCCCCGCCTACCTGGTTCATGAGACCAATCGAGTCGACGAGCTGTTCCGGGAGATGCGGCGCAAGAAGATGCACATGGCCGTTGCCGTGGACGAGTACGGCGGCACAGCAGGCCTCGTGACGATCGAAGATCTCCTGGAGGAGATCGTAGGCCCGATCCAGGACGAGTACGATTCCGAGGAGGCACCGATCAAGATCGTCAACGAGCGGGAGGCGCTGGTCGACGGGCGGGTGCACATCGAGGAGGTGAACGAGGCTCTGGGGCTTACGCTGCCGGTCGGCGAGGTGGACTCGGTCGGCGGGTTCTTGTACAGCCGGTTGGGCCACATGCCGGCGCTCGGCGACCGGGTCGCCTACGAAGGGGTCGAGCTCACGGTGGAGTGTATCGACGGCCTGCGCATTGAGAAGGTGAAGATCACCAAGGCCGGATCCCGGGCGGAGCCCGACGACTGA
- a CDS encoding diacylglycerol kinase family protein, protein MRHTLWQSFEYAGRGLVAAMVSQRTMRIHVLVACAASAAVMWLELPASDTAVLIVAMAGVLAVELLNTAVEAVVDMHAGGRHDALGGRAKDMSAAAVLVAAVGAALVGVVTLGPPVAIAIGMGSADALFAGRVVALLGVLICAALAIWQAGSRR, encoded by the coding sequence ATGCGGCACACCCTGTGGCAGAGTTTTGAGTACGCGGGCCGTGGGCTGGTGGCGGCCATGGTCTCCCAACGAACCATGAGGATTCACGTTCTCGTCGCGTGCGCGGCCTCTGCCGCGGTGATGTGGCTGGAGCTGCCGGCCTCGGATACCGCCGTTCTCATTGTGGCGATGGCCGGCGTGCTGGCCGTTGAGCTGTTGAACACGGCGGTGGAGGCGGTGGTGGATATGCACGCCGGCGGCCGGCACGATGCACTGGGCGGGCGGGCCAAGGACATGAGCGCGGCGGCGGTGCTGGTTGCTGCGGTAGGCGCCGCCCTCGTGGGCGTCGTCACTCTGGGACCGCCGGTGGCGATCGCGATCGGTATGGGCAGCGCCGATGCCCTGTTCGCCGGCCGGGTAGTTGCACTGCTTGGGGTATTGATCTGCGCGGCTCTGGCCATTTGGCAGGCCGGTTCGCGACGGTAG
- the ybeY gene encoding rRNA maturation RNase YbeY, whose protein sequence is MRVHIVAAGVRHSIPLSLLREAALSAMRATRCPRRAEIEVALVDDAMISRLNRRFLGHRGPTDVLAFPGEPAPSAARTSPGETASRGPVLGEIVISVERARAQARDAGWPVRREVVLLLVHGLLHLRGYDDHAARDAGVMRARERQILERIFGAGG, encoded by the coding sequence ATGCGGGTCCACATCGTGGCGGCAGGCGTCCGGCACTCAATCCCCCTGAGCCTGCTTCGGGAGGCGGCTCTGTCGGCGATGAGGGCCACGCGGTGTCCCCGCAGGGCTGAGATTGAGGTCGCCCTTGTGGACGACGCCATGATCAGCCGGCTCAACCGCCGGTTTCTGGGTCACCGGGGGCCTACCGACGTGCTGGCGTTCCCGGGTGAGCCGGCCCCCTCGGCAGCGCGGACTTCCCCGGGGGAGACGGCCTCCCGCGGCCCCGTGCTGGGTGAGATCGTGATCTCGGTGGAACGGGCCCGTGCCCAGGCGCGGGACGCCGGCTGGCCGGTCCGCCGGGAGGTGGTGCTGCTGCTGGTGCACGGCCTTCTCCACCTGCGTGGCTACGACGACCACGCGGCGCGGGACGCAGGGGTGATGCGGGCGCGCGAGCGACAGATACTGGAGCGGATCTTCGGAGCAGGAGGGTAG
- a CDS encoding HDIG domain-containing protein: protein MRASSLIRPMWMRRVLIGLATLFCLVLIIGLDYLPAGIAWTALAGAALVVGLVLGVTGIYLWQHQRDIWETDRLLVLWSLVAIGTLGLAQVFGAPRFSNYLAPAPAGAMLLSILLRPRPALFSSAAFAVLVGLAAEQQFPTVVIVFIGGLVGVFACRRVHHRSDFGAAGLLVGASSAIAALATGLLEGLRIYPAIATNAAYAFGSGLLAAVVTVGVLPFLEQFFGLITPIKLLELASPAHPLLRRLQLEAPGTYHHSLMVANMAEAAAEAVGADALLARVGTYYHDIGKLRRPAFFVENQGGIDNPHDKMTPSLSALTVSAHVRDGMDLAREYGLPQPVADFIPQHHGTALLTYFYHQALERGDPLDEFAFRYEGPKPQTSEAAVVMLADAAEAAVRSLNRPTPDRLEDAVRRIIRDKLEDGQLDECGLTFRDLGRIAAAFVRILAGVLHPRLEYPDLEGELARRRRDRPAKAR, encoded by the coding sequence ATGAGGGCCTCCTCGCTGATCCGCCCCATGTGGATGAGGCGGGTTCTGATAGGTCTGGCGACCCTATTCTGCCTGGTCTTGATCATCGGTCTGGACTACCTCCCTGCGGGGATAGCCTGGACCGCCCTCGCCGGTGCGGCTTTAGTTGTGGGACTGGTGCTGGGCGTGACCGGGATCTATCTGTGGCAACACCAGCGCGATATCTGGGAGACCGACCGGCTCCTGGTCCTCTGGAGCCTGGTGGCGATCGGCACGCTTGGCCTCGCGCAGGTCTTCGGTGCGCCCCGCTTCAGTAACTACCTGGCTCCTGCGCCGGCAGGGGCGATGCTGCTGTCCATACTGTTGCGTCCCAGGCCGGCCCTGTTCTCGTCCGCAGCTTTCGCCGTCCTGGTTGGCCTTGCCGCCGAACAGCAGTTCCCGACGGTTGTGATTGTGTTCATCGGCGGCCTGGTCGGCGTCTTTGCCTGCCGTCGGGTCCACCACCGGTCTGATTTCGGCGCCGCCGGGCTACTCGTGGGCGCCTCCAGCGCGATCGCCGCCCTGGCCACCGGGCTGCTGGAGGGTCTGCGCATCTACCCGGCCATTGCGACCAACGCCGCCTACGCCTTTGGCAGCGGCCTGCTCGCGGCGGTCGTCACCGTTGGGGTCCTTCCCTTTCTGGAGCAGTTCTTTGGGTTGATCACCCCGATCAAGCTCCTGGAGCTGGCCAGCCCGGCGCACCCCCTGCTCCGGCGTCTCCAACTGGAGGCACCCGGGACATACCACCACAGCCTCATGGTGGCCAACATGGCCGAGGCCGCGGCCGAGGCCGTGGGTGCCGATGCGCTGCTGGCTCGCGTGGGCACCTACTACCACGACATCGGCAAGCTTCGCCGGCCGGCGTTCTTCGTAGAGAACCAGGGCGGTATAGATAATCCCCACGACAAGATGACGCCGAGCCTCTCGGCGCTCACCGTCAGCGCCCACGTCCGGGACGGGATGGACCTCGCGCGCGAGTACGGCCTTCCCCAGCCTGTGGCCGACTTCATCCCCCAACACCACGGCACCGCGCTGCTGACGTACTTCTACCACCAGGCCCTGGAACGCGGAGACCCCCTGGACGAGTTCGCGTTTCGATACGAGGGGCCCAAGCCCCAAACTTCGGAGGCGGCCGTAGTGATGCTGGCCGACGCGGCAGAGGCGGCAGTCCGGTCTCTTAACCGGCCCACCCCGGACCGGCTGGAGGACGCGGTGCGGAGGATCATCCGAGACAAGCTCGAGGACGGCCAGCTCGACGAGTGCGGCCTGACCTTTCGCGACCTGGGCCGGATCGCCGCTGCGTTCGTGCGGATCCTGGCAGGGGTGCTTCACCCGCGCTTGGAGTACCCTGATCTCGAGGGGGAACTGGCGCGGCGACGCCGCGACCGCCCGGCCAAGGCGCGCTGA
- a CDS encoding PhoH family protein translates to MAQPGTSEVTVPLPHGTDIVAVLGQQDALLRIVEEETGASVAIRGDALAVRGSPAQVDSAVRMLGQLIATARSGQVVLPSDVRRILRRGQAPGAAGEVTLGGETLVVTAGGKQVVPRTSGQRAYVEAMKHHDLTFAVGPAGTGKTYLAVAMAAVALRARGVQRIVLTRPAVEAGEKLGFLPGDIAAKVDPYLRPLYDALYEMVGPERFVRLSERGVIEVAPLAFMRGRTLNDAFIILDEAQNTTREQMKMFLTRLGFGSKAVVTGDITQIDLPRDRASGMVEAREIFKGLPGIAFVELTEGDVVRHELVQTIVRAYERFEATRAEGPSGAPPS, encoded by the coding sequence TTGGCGCAGCCTGGTACAAGCGAAGTCACAGTTCCCCTTCCCCACGGCACCGACATCGTGGCCGTGCTCGGGCAGCAAGACGCGCTCCTCCGGATCGTTGAGGAGGAGACCGGAGCGTCGGTTGCAATTCGCGGCGATGCGCTGGCAGTTCGCGGTTCGCCCGCCCAGGTGGATTCGGCCGTCCGGATGCTCGGACAGTTGATCGCTACCGCCAGGTCCGGGCAGGTGGTGCTCCCTTCAGATGTACGCCGTATCCTGCGCCGGGGTCAGGCCCCAGGTGCGGCCGGGGAGGTAACGCTGGGGGGCGAGACACTTGTCGTTACCGCCGGAGGCAAGCAGGTCGTCCCGCGTACGAGTGGGCAGCGGGCGTACGTCGAGGCCATGAAGCACCACGACCTAACCTTTGCAGTTGGCCCGGCAGGTACCGGCAAGACCTACCTGGCGGTAGCCATGGCGGCGGTTGCGCTGCGCGCCCGCGGCGTGCAGCGGATCGTGCTGACACGACCGGCGGTCGAGGCGGGGGAGAAGCTTGGGTTCCTGCCCGGAGACATTGCAGCCAAGGTAGATCCCTATCTGCGCCCGCTCTACGATGCCCTCTACGAGATGGTCGGGCCCGAACGGTTCGTACGGCTCAGCGAGCGCGGGGTGATCGAGGTGGCGCCCCTGGCGTTCATGCGCGGCCGGACCCTCAACGATGCCTTCATAATCCTGGACGAAGCGCAGAACACCACCCGGGAGCAGATGAAGATGTTCCTGACGCGGTTGGGGTTCGGATCCAAGGCGGTCGTCACCGGAGACATCACGCAGATTGACCTCCCACGCGATCGGGCCTCGGGCATGGTTGAGGCGCGCGAGATCTTTAAGGGGCTGCCGGGGATCGCTTTCGTCGAGCTCACCGAGGGGGACGTCGTGCGGCACGAGCTGGTCCAGACGATCGTGCGAGCCTACGAGCGGTTCGAGGCCACCCGGGCCGAGGGCCCATCCGGGGCACCGCCGTCATGA
- a CDS encoding arginine repressor, translating to MRKRDRLLLEIVARHPIRTQSGLVTALRRAGVKITQATVSRDIRRLGLIKVQTGVRGYRYQAPAPARPPAGEAEARLRRAFADYLVNVEEGSGLVLVKTTFGSAGAVAEAIDVAAWPEVAGTVAGDNTILVVPRRLGQRAALLRRLRALS from the coding sequence GTGCGGAAGAGGGACCGCCTCCTGCTTGAGATCGTTGCCCGCCACCCTATCAGGACTCAGTCGGGGTTGGTGACGGCGCTGCGTCGTGCCGGCGTCAAGATAACGCAGGCCACCGTTTCACGGGACATCCGGCGCCTCGGTCTGATCAAGGTCCAGACCGGCGTCCGTGGCTACCGGTACCAGGCTCCTGCGCCGGCACGCCCACCGGCCGGTGAGGCCGAGGCCAGGCTGCGCCGCGCCTTCGCCGACTACCTGGTGAACGTGGAGGAGGGCAGCGGTCTTGTGCTGGTCAAGACCACCTTCGGCAGCGCCGGCGCCGTGGCAGAGGCCATTGATGTGGCTGCCTGGCCCGAGGTCGCCGGAACCGTGGCCGGCGACAACACCATCCTGGTAGTACCGCGCCGACTTGGTCAGCGCGCCGCCCTCCTGCGCCGGCTCCGCGCGCTCAGCTGA
- the argH gene encoding argininosuccinate lyase, translating to MTRPADPDTHYLMWGGRFTEPPDPRVGPLLTSLPVDRHLLRWDLLASLAHLTSLAEAGVVPPPAAADLARALRQMLDEAEAGTLVPGDGFEDVHSFIEAALTARLGQAAGWLPTGRSRNDQVVTAMRLDLRDRITCLVEAVSSLQEALLERARGAVDVLVPGYTHLQRAQPVVLAHHLLAYFWMLGRDAGRLRDAYRRLDASPLGSGAIAGTGYPLERARQAELMGFAGISENSVDATGDRDFVFETVAAVTGLLVHLSRWAEELVLWATREFGFISLPDALATGSSLMPQKKNPDLLELVRAQAGVVLGPLVTLAVVQKGVAFGYSRDLQEDKAPVLTAFRSAGMALAAMTLVVERMVIQPGRMREALRGGHLTATEVADYLVRRRVPFREAHCLAGQVVRAAEIAGCELWELPMEGYRRISPEFDDGVLDAVTPEGAVASKDVPGGTAPARVLQAMESARAALGVQRCWLIQVRAAQQVAIACLLSAAPG from the coding sequence GTGACCAGGCCGGCTGATCCCGACACCCATTACCTGATGTGGGGAGGGCGGTTCACGGAGCCTCCGGACCCCCGCGTCGGTCCGCTCCTCACCTCGCTTCCGGTGGACCGGCATCTGCTGAGGTGGGATCTGCTGGCCAGCCTGGCGCACCTGACCTCCCTGGCCGAGGCAGGCGTGGTCCCGCCGCCGGCAGCGGCGGATCTGGCGCGGGCGCTCCGCCAGATGCTGGATGAGGCCGAGGCCGGCACGCTGGTCCCCGGGGACGGGTTCGAGGACGTGCACTCCTTCATCGAGGCCGCCCTGACCGCCAGGCTTGGCCAGGCAGCCGGCTGGCTGCCCACCGGCCGCAGTCGGAACGACCAGGTCGTGACCGCAATGCGCCTCGACCTCAGGGATCGAATCACCTGCCTGGTCGAGGCGGTGAGCTCGCTTCAGGAGGCACTCCTGGAGCGAGCCCGCGGGGCGGTTGACGTGCTGGTTCCGGGCTATACGCACCTCCAGCGCGCCCAGCCCGTGGTGCTGGCCCACCACTTGCTGGCCTACTTCTGGATGTTGGGCCGGGATGCCGGGCGCCTGCGCGACGCCTACCGGCGTCTTGACGCCTCCCCCCTGGGGTCCGGTGCGATCGCCGGTACAGGCTACCCCCTGGAACGTGCGCGACAGGCCGAGCTCATGGGGTTTGCTGGAATCAGCGAGAACAGCGTTGATGCCACCGGCGACCGGGACTTCGTGTTCGAGACGGTGGCGGCGGTGACCGGGCTGCTTGTTCACCTGTCGCGCTGGGCCGAGGAGCTGGTGCTGTGGGCCACCCGGGAGTTTGGGTTCATCAGCTTGCCCGATGCCCTCGCCACCGGCAGCAGCTTGATGCCCCAGAAGAAGAACCCCGATCTCCTAGAGCTGGTACGGGCCCAGGCCGGGGTGGTCCTGGGCCCGCTGGTAACGCTGGCGGTGGTTCAGAAGGGTGTGGCGTTTGGCTACAGCCGTGACCTCCAGGAGGATAAGGCACCTGTGCTCACTGCTTTCCGCTCGGCCGGGATGGCGCTTGCCGCGATGACCCTTGTGGTGGAGCGGATGGTGATCCAGCCGGGCCGGATGAGGGAGGCCCTGCGGGGCGGGCACCTCACCGCCACCGAGGTCGCTGACTACCTGGTGCGGCGCCGGGTCCCATTCCGCGAGGCGCATTGCCTAGCCGGCCAGGTTGTGCGCGCGGCCGAGATTGCCGGCTGCGAACTGTGGGAGTTGCCGATGGAGGGCTACCGCCGGATCTCCCCGGAGTTTGACGACGGTGTGCTGGACGCGGTCACCCCCGAGGGCGCCGTCGCTTCCAAGGATGTGCCCGGGGGGACGGCGCCCGCAAGGGTCCTCCAGGCCATGGAGTCGGCCCGCGCCGCGCTGGGGGTGCAGCGCTGCTGGCTCATCCAGGTTCGGGCTGCTCAACAGGTAGCCATCGCCTGCCTGTTGAGCGCCGCCCCAGGATAG
- a CDS encoding argininosuccinate synthase: MGKVALSYSGGLDTSIAIPWLRETYGCEVMAVIADVGQGEDLDAIRAKALASGASSAHVVDVRRAFVTDHIVPMVQAGAVYEGRYLLGTALARPLIAQAQVETALAEGADALAHGCTGKGNDQVRFELAYQALAPHLRVIAPWREWQIRSRDQAIEYAAARGVPVTTTLAKPYSVDRNLWHCSSEGGILEDIWAEPPHDLYQYTADPRTAPDAPDYVEIEFETGRPVGLDGMRLDPLTLIERLNALAGRHGIGRVDIVENRLVGMKVRCVYETPGGTVLTAAHHDLEAITVERDCAHHKIQIAQRYAELIYYGQWFSPLRQAFDAFVVSTQRTVTGTVRLRLFKGSVLPVGRKSPHSLYNLELATFGEDKVYDQRQAGGFIALWGLPTRVFAQANPHLVRSQRDQAG, from the coding sequence ATCGGGAAGGTGGCGCTATCGTATTCAGGAGGACTGGACACCTCGATTGCCATACCCTGGCTGCGGGAGACGTACGGGTGCGAGGTTATGGCGGTGATCGCCGACGTTGGCCAGGGCGAGGATCTCGATGCGATCCGTGCCAAGGCGCTCGCCAGCGGCGCATCGTCCGCGCACGTGGTGGACGTGCGGCGGGCCTTCGTGACCGACCACATCGTGCCCATGGTCCAGGCGGGTGCGGTCTACGAGGGACGGTACCTACTGGGCACCGCGCTGGCACGACCGCTGATTGCGCAGGCGCAGGTCGAGACTGCGCTCGCCGAAGGTGCCGATGCCCTGGCCCACGGTTGCACGGGCAAGGGCAACGACCAGGTTCGATTCGAGCTGGCCTACCAGGCGCTCGCCCCGCACCTGCGCGTGATAGCGCCCTGGCGGGAGTGGCAGATCCGATCGCGCGATCAGGCGATCGAGTACGCCGCGGCACGCGGCGTGCCTGTGACGACAACTCTGGCCAAGCCCTACAGCGTGGACCGCAACCTCTGGCACTGCAGCAGCGAGGGAGGAATACTGGAGGACATCTGGGCCGAGCCGCCGCACGACCTCTACCAGTACACCGCCGACCCCCGCACCGCGCCCGATGCGCCCGACTACGTGGAGATTGAGTTCGAGACCGGCAGGCCGGTCGGCCTGGACGGCATGCGGCTTGACCCCCTGACCCTCATCGAGCGCCTGAACGCGCTGGCCGGTCGGCATGGGATCGGCCGCGTGGACATCGTGGAGAACCGGCTGGTGGGCATGAAGGTCCGCTGCGTCTATGAAACGCCCGGAGGGACAGTGCTGACGGCCGCCCACCACGACCTCGAGGCGATCACCGTCGAGCGCGACTGTGCCCACCACAAGATCCAGATCGCCCAGCGGTACGCCGAGTTGATCTACTACGGCCAGTGGTTCTCCCCACTGCGGCAGGCCTTCGATGCCTTCGTTGTATCTACTCAGCGGACCGTCACCGGGACCGTACGCCTGCGCCTGTTCAAGGGTAGCGTCCTGCCGGTCGGCCGGAAGTCCCCGCACTCACTCTACAACCTTGAACTGGCGACGTTCGGCGAGGACAAGGTCTACGATCAGCGGCAGGCCGGAGGTTTCATCGCGCTGTGGGGACTGCCGACCAGGGTCTTCGCCCAGGCCAACCCGCACCTCGTGCGGAGTCAACGTGACCAGGCCGGCTGA